Proteins encoded within one genomic window of Streptomyces sp. NBC_01314:
- a CDS encoding ABC transporter ATP-binding protein encodes MAESHIPTVIADELHIVYRVNGAKTGKGSATSALSRIVKRGEERGVRKVHAVKGVSFMAYRGEAIGLIGSNGSGKSTLLRAIAGLLPAEQGKVFTDGQPSLLGVNAALMNDLTGERNVILGGLAMGMSREQIRERYQGIVDFSGINEKGDFITLPMRTYSSGMAARLRFSIAAAKDHDVLMIDEALATGDRAFQKRSEARIRELRKEAGTVFLVSHNNKSIRDTCDRVLWLERGELRMDGPTDEVLKEYEKFTGK; translated from the coding sequence GTGGCTGAGTCACACATTCCCACCGTCATCGCGGACGAACTGCACATCGTCTACCGCGTGAACGGCGCCAAGACCGGCAAGGGCAGCGCCACCTCCGCCCTCAGTCGCATCGTCAAGCGCGGCGAGGAGCGCGGGGTGCGCAAGGTGCACGCCGTCAAGGGTGTCTCCTTCATGGCCTACCGCGGCGAGGCCATCGGTCTGATCGGCTCCAACGGCTCGGGCAAGTCCACTCTGCTGCGCGCGATCGCGGGTCTGCTCCCGGCGGAGCAGGGCAAGGTCTTCACCGACGGCCAGCCCTCCCTGCTCGGCGTCAACGCCGCCCTGATGAACGACCTCACGGGCGAGCGGAACGTCATATTGGGCGGCCTCGCGATGGGCATGTCCCGCGAGCAGATCAGGGAGCGCTACCAGGGGATCGTCGACTTCTCGGGCATCAACGAGAAGGGCGACTTCATCACCCTGCCGATGCGTACCTACTCGTCCGGCATGGCGGCCCGCCTGCGCTTCTCCATCGCGGCGGCCAAGGACCACGACGTGCTGATGATCGACGAGGCCCTCGCCACCGGTGACCGCGCCTTCCAGAAACGCTCCGAGGCCCGCATCCGTGAGCTGCGCAAGGAGGCCGGCACGGTCTTCCTGGTCAGCCACAACAACAAGTCCATCCGCGACACCTGCGACCGTGTCCTGTGGCTGGAACGCGGCGAACTGCGCATGGACGGCCCGACGGACGAGGTCCTGAAGGAATACGAGAAGTTCACGGGCAAGTAG
- a CDS encoding iron-containing alcohol dehydrogenase family protein, with amino-acid sequence MPVLTRLIPSPIVVDIRPGALDDLATILSDQRIAPSGRLAFAISAGSGKALQERFAPAFPEADWFCDADGTIDGAVRLADSIKKGGHYDAVVGLGGGKVIDCAKYAAARVGLPLVAVATNLANDGLCSPVATLDNDAGRGSYGVPNPIGIVIDLDVIREAPVRFVRAGIGDVICKISAVADWELSSRETGEKVDGLAAAMARQAAEAVLRHPGGVGDDEFLTTLSESLVLCGISMSVAGDSRPASGACHEISHAFDLTFPKRNALHGEQCGLGGAFATFLRGNHEVAGQMVEVLRHHGLPVLPDEIGFTVDEFVQVVEFAPQTRPGRYTILEHLELSTDQIKDAYADYAKAIGS; translated from the coding sequence GTGCCAGTACTGACGAGGCTCATCCCCTCGCCGATCGTCGTGGACATCCGTCCCGGCGCGCTCGATGATCTGGCGACGATCCTGTCGGACCAGCGCATCGCGCCGTCGGGCCGGCTGGCCTTCGCGATCAGCGCCGGCTCCGGCAAGGCGCTGCAGGAGCGGTTCGCCCCCGCGTTCCCGGAGGCGGACTGGTTCTGCGACGCCGACGGCACCATCGACGGCGCGGTACGGCTCGCCGACTCGATCAAGAAGGGCGGTCACTACGACGCGGTGGTCGGGCTCGGCGGCGGCAAGGTCATCGACTGCGCCAAGTACGCGGCAGCCCGGGTCGGCCTGCCGCTGGTCGCCGTCGCCACGAACCTCGCCAACGACGGTCTGTGCTCCCCGGTCGCCACCCTCGACAACGACGCGGGCCGCGGCTCCTACGGTGTGCCGAACCCGATCGGGATCGTCATCGACCTCGACGTCATCCGTGAGGCCCCGGTGCGCTTCGTGCGGGCCGGCATCGGCGATGTGATCTGCAAGATCTCCGCCGTGGCCGACTGGGAGCTGTCCAGCCGTGAGACGGGCGAGAAGGTGGACGGCCTGGCCGCCGCCATGGCCCGACAGGCCGCCGAGGCGGTCCTGCGCCACCCCGGCGGGGTCGGTGACGACGAGTTCCTGACGACGCTGTCCGAGTCCCTCGTCCTGTGCGGGATCTCCATGTCCGTGGCCGGCGACAGCCGTCCCGCCTCGGGCGCCTGCCACGAGATCAGCCACGCGTTCGACCTGACCTTCCCCAAGCGCAACGCCCTGCACGGCGAACAGTGCGGTCTGGGCGGCGCGTTCGCCACGTTCCTGCGCGGCAACCACGAGGTCGCGGGCCAGATGGTCGAGGTCCTGCGCCACCACGGGCTGCCCGTCCTGCCGGACGAGATCGGCTTCACCGTGGACGAGTTCGTCCAGGTCGTGGAGTTCGCCCCGCAGACCCGGCCGGGCCGCTACACCATTCTTGAGCACCTCGAACTGAGCACCGACCAGATCAAGGACGCATACGCCGACTATGCCAAAGCCATCGGTAGCTGA
- a CDS encoding ATP-binding protein, translating to MDDQGRGSDPRPEGGGPGPDDPRPPEPLPYEGVWRFTAAAVDVSVPQARRAVRELLARQGVPVSDDLVQGLLLIVSELVTNAVKHAALLSPTLAVEVAVGAEWVRVSVEDNHPYRPTALETDHGRLGGRGLLLVREITLEAGGVCDVEHTASGGKVIWATLPLKPAHPFQG from the coding sequence ATGGACGACCAAGGGCGCGGGAGCGACCCACGCCCTGAAGGCGGCGGGCCCGGACCCGACGACCCGAGGCCGCCGGAGCCACTGCCCTACGAAGGGGTCTGGCGGTTCACCGCCGCCGCCGTCGACGTCTCGGTGCCGCAGGCGCGGCGCGCCGTCCGGGAGCTGCTCGCCCGCCAAGGTGTGCCGGTCTCGGACGACCTCGTCCAAGGACTGCTGCTGATCGTCTCCGAGTTGGTGACGAACGCCGTGAAACACGCGGCGCTGCTGTCGCCCACGCTCGCCGTCGAGGTTGCCGTCGGAGCGGAGTGGGTGCGGGTCTCGGTGGAGGACAATCACCCCTACCGCCCGACCGCCCTGGAGACCGACCACGGCCGGCTCGGCGGCCGTGGTCTGCTCCTGGTGCGCGAGATCACGCTGGAGGCGGGCGGGGTCTGCGACGTCGAGCACACCGCGAGTGGCGGCAAGGTGATCTGGGCCACCCTGCCGCTCAAACCCGCACACCCGTTCCAGGGGTGA
- a CDS encoding ABC transporter permease, whose amino-acid sequence MSETTHDGRVVVSDRPSPDDGLSATELAAKYGLAVSGARPGLVEYVRQMWGRRHFILAFSQAKLTAQYSQAKLGQLWQVATPLLNALVYFLIFGLILNADRGMSREVYIPFLVTGVFVFTFTQSSVMAGVRAISGNLGLVRALHFPRASLPISFALQQLQQLLFSMIVLFCVAVGFGSYPKLSWLLIVPVLVLQFLFNTGLALIMARMGSKTPDLAQLMPFVMRTWMYASGVMFSIPVMLADHPKWIASVLQWNPAAIYMDLMRFALIDGYGRENLPPHVWAVAGGWALLIALGGFVYFWKAEERYGRG is encoded by the coding sequence GTGAGTGAGACAACGCATGACGGCAGGGTTGTGGTGAGCGACCGTCCGTCGCCCGACGACGGGCTCTCCGCGACGGAACTGGCCGCCAAGTACGGGCTCGCCGTGAGCGGCGCCAGGCCCGGACTCGTCGAGTACGTCCGCCAGATGTGGGGGCGACGTCACTTCATCCTCGCCTTCTCCCAGGCGAAGCTCACCGCGCAGTACAGCCAGGCCAAGCTCGGCCAGCTGTGGCAGGTGGCCACGCCGCTGCTCAACGCGCTGGTGTACTTCCTGATCTTCGGCCTGATCCTCAACGCCGACCGGGGCATGTCGCGCGAGGTGTACATCCCGTTCCTGGTCACGGGCGTGTTCGTGTTCACCTTCACGCAGAGCTCGGTGATGGCGGGAGTCCGCGCGATCTCCGGCAACCTCGGTCTGGTGCGCGCCCTGCACTTCCCGCGTGCCTCGCTGCCCATCTCGTTCGCGCTCCAGCAGCTCCAGCAGCTGCTGTTCTCGATGATCGTGCTGTTCTGCGTGGCGGTCGGCTTCGGCAGCTACCCGAAGCTGTCGTGGCTGCTGATCGTGCCCGTGCTGGTGCTGCAGTTCCTGTTCAACACCGGCCTCGCGCTGATCATGGCCCGCATGGGCTCCAAGACCCCGGACCTCGCGCAGCTGATGCCGTTCGTGATGCGGACCTGGATGTACGCCTCCGGCGTCATGTTCTCCATCCCGGTGATGCTCGCCGACCACCCCAAGTGGATCGCCAGCGTCCTGCAGTGGAACCCGGCCGCGATCTACATGGACCTGATGCGCTTCGCGCTGATCGACGGCTACGGTCGCGAGAACCTGCCCCCGCACGTGTGGGCGGTCGCCGGCGGCTGGGCCCTACTGATCGCGCTCGGCGGCTTCGTGTACTTCTGGAAGGCCGAAGAGAGGTACGGCCGTGGCTGA
- a CDS encoding sugar phosphate nucleotidyltransferase has product MIGLVLAAGAGRRLRPYTDTLPKALVPVGPEGDEESLTVLDLTLGNFAEIGLTEVAVIVGYRKEAVYERREALEQKYGVKITLIDNDKAEEWNNAYSLWCGRDAIKHSVILANGDTVHPVSVEKTLLAARGDGKKIILALDTVKSLADEEMKVVVGPEGGMTKITKLMDPAEATGEYIGVTLIEGEAADELADALKTVFETDPQQFYEHGYQELVNRGFRIDVAPIGDVKWVEIDNHEDLAKGREIACQY; this is encoded by the coding sequence ATGATCGGCCTCGTGCTGGCGGCCGGCGCCGGACGGCGTCTTCGCCCCTACACCGACACCCTGCCCAAGGCACTGGTGCCGGTCGGCCCCGAAGGCGACGAAGAGAGCCTCACGGTTCTCGACCTCACCCTCGGCAACTTCGCCGAGATCGGCCTGACCGAGGTCGCGGTCATCGTCGGGTACCGCAAGGAGGCCGTGTACGAGCGCCGCGAGGCGCTGGAGCAGAAGTACGGCGTCAAGATCACCCTGATCGACAACGACAAGGCCGAGGAGTGGAACAACGCCTACTCCCTGTGGTGCGGCCGGGACGCCATCAAGCACTCGGTGATCCTCGCCAACGGCGACACCGTGCACCCGGTCTCCGTCGAGAAGACGCTGCTCGCCGCCCGCGGTGACGGCAAGAAGATCATCCTCGCCCTCGACACGGTGAAGTCCCTCGCCGACGAGGAGATGAAGGTCGTCGTCGGCCCCGAGGGCGGCATGACGAAGATCACCAAGCTGATGGACCCGGCCGAGGCGACCGGTGAGTACATCGGCGTCACCCTCATCGAGGGCGAGGCCGCCGACGAGCTGGCCGACGCCCTGAAGACGGTCTTCGAGACGGACCCGCAGCAGTTCTACGAGCACGGCTACCAGGAGCTCGTGAACCGCGGCTTCCGTATCGACGTGGCCCCCATCGGCGACGTCAAGTGGGTCGAGATCGACAACCACGAGGACCTCGCCAAGGGGCGTGAGATCGCGTGCCAGTACTGA
- a CDS encoding glycosyltransferase family 2 protein: protein MKVGAVIITMGNRPDELRALLDSVAKQEGDRVEAVVVGNGSPVPDVPEGVRTVELPENLGIPGGRNIGIEAFGPSGRDVDVLLFLDDDGLLAHHDTAELCRRAFDADPKLGIVSFRIADPDSGETQRRHVPRLRAADPMRSSRVTTFLGGANAVRTQVFAEVGALPDEFFYAHEETDLAWRALDAGWMIDYRSDMVLYHPTTAPSRHAVYHRMVARNRVWLARRNLPAPLVPVYLGVWLLLTLLRKPSGPALKAWFGGFKEGWTSPCGPRRPMKWRTVWRLTRLGRPPVI from the coding sequence ATGAAGGTCGGCGCGGTGATCATCACCATGGGCAACCGCCCCGACGAACTCCGCGCCCTCCTCGACTCGGTCGCCAAGCAGGAGGGCGACCGGGTCGAGGCGGTCGTCGTCGGCAACGGCTCGCCCGTCCCGGACGTCCCCGAGGGTGTACGGACGGTCGAGCTGCCCGAGAACCTCGGCATCCCCGGGGGCCGCAACATAGGCATAGAGGCGTTCGGCCCCAGCGGCCGGGACGTCGACGTCCTCCTCTTCCTCGACGACGACGGCCTGCTCGCGCACCACGACACCGCCGAACTCTGCCGCCGGGCCTTCGACGCCGACCCGAAGCTCGGCATCGTCAGCTTCCGGATCGCCGACCCGGACAGCGGTGAGACCCAGCGCCGCCATGTGCCGCGGCTGCGGGCCGCCGATCCGATGCGCTCCTCGCGGGTCACCACCTTCCTCGGCGGCGCCAACGCCGTACGCACCCAGGTCTTCGCCGAAGTCGGCGCCCTCCCGGACGAGTTCTTCTACGCGCACGAGGAGACCGACCTGGCATGGCGGGCCCTCGACGCGGGCTGGATGATCGACTACCGGTCCGACATGGTGCTGTACCACCCCACGACCGCGCCCTCCCGGCACGCGGTCTACCACCGCATGGTCGCGCGCAACCGCGTCTGGCTCGCGCGCCGTAATCTCCCGGCCCCGCTCGTCCCGGTCTACCTGGGCGTCTGGCTGCTGCTGACGCTGCTCCGCAAGCCCTCCGGCCCGGCCCTGAAGGCCTGGTTCGGCGGTTTCAAGGAGGGCTGGACGAGCCCCTGCGGCCCCCGCCGGCCCATGAAGTGGCGTACGGTGTGGCGGCTGACCCGACTGGGCCGACCTCCCGTCATCTGA
- the galE gene encoding UDP-glucose 4-epimerase GalE → MTWLITGGAGYIGAHVAKVMTDAGEQVIALDDLSAGVRGRLPEHIPLIHGSALDGGLLKRVLAEHTVTGVVHLAARKQVGESVAQPTRYYQENVGGLATLLEAAAGAGVERFLFSSSAAVYGNPDVDLITEDTPCAPMSPYGETKLAGEWLVRAAGRAHGIATVCLRYFNVAGASDPALADTGVFNVIPMVFDRLTRDDAPRIFGDDYPTPDGTCVRDYIHVADLADAHLAAARRLTGGATGDLTVNIGRGEGVSVRELIDLVGEVTGDRRPALVEPRRPGDAPRAVASAARAERELGWTARREVREMVESAWAGWRLHRGL, encoded by the coding sequence ATGACATGGCTGATCACAGGCGGGGCGGGCTACATCGGCGCACACGTGGCGAAGGTCATGACCGACGCCGGCGAACAGGTCATCGCGCTGGACGACCTCTCCGCGGGGGTCCGCGGCCGCCTCCCCGAGCACATCCCCCTGATCCACGGCTCGGCCCTGGACGGCGGCCTCCTCAAGCGCGTCCTCGCCGAGCACACCGTGACCGGCGTGGTGCACCTCGCCGCCCGCAAGCAGGTCGGCGAATCCGTCGCCCAGCCCACCCGCTACTACCAGGAGAACGTCGGCGGGCTCGCCACCCTCCTGGAGGCGGCGGCCGGAGCCGGGGTCGAGCGCTTCCTCTTCTCCTCCTCCGCCGCCGTCTACGGCAACCCGGACGTGGACCTCATCACCGAGGACACCCCGTGCGCCCCGATGAGCCCGTACGGCGAGACCAAGCTCGCCGGCGAATGGCTGGTCCGGGCCGCGGGCCGGGCGCACGGCATCGCGACCGTGTGTCTGCGCTACTTCAACGTGGCGGGCGCCTCCGACCCGGCCCTGGCCGACACCGGCGTCTTCAACGTCATCCCGATGGTCTTCGACCGCCTCACCCGCGACGACGCCCCGCGGATCTTCGGCGACGACTACCCGACCCCGGACGGCACCTGCGTCCGGGACTACATCCATGTCGCCGACCTCGCCGACGCGCACCTCGCGGCGGCCCGACGCCTCACCGGAGGCGCCACGGGCGACCTCACCGTGAACATCGGCCGCGGCGAAGGCGTTTCGGTCCGCGAACTCATCGATCTCGTCGGCGAGGTGACCGGCGACCGCCGGCCCGCACTCGTCGAGCCGCGCCGCCCCGGCGACGCGCCGCGCGCGGTCGCCTCGGCCGCGCGCGCCGAACGGGAGCTCGGCTGGACGGCCCGGCGGGAGGTACGCGAGATGGTCGAATCGGCCTGGGCGGGCTGGCGACTGCACCGCGGCCTCTGA
- a CDS encoding GNAT family N-acetyltransferase produces the protein MSLTTDWTTRPETSADREQVYGVNASAFGTDAEAGLVDALREDPGAWLPGLSYVAEAADGTIAAYALITRCHVDEVPALALAPVAVLPEQQRQGAGAAVVRAALEAARACGERLVLVLGHPEYYPRFGFVRASEYGIRPGFDVPDAAMMALVLDGSTSVASGTIRYPAAFGV, from the coding sequence GTGTCACTGACGACCGACTGGACGACACGACCGGAGACGTCCGCCGACCGGGAGCAGGTGTACGGCGTCAACGCCTCCGCGTTCGGGACGGACGCGGAGGCCGGGCTCGTGGACGCGCTCCGCGAGGACCCCGGGGCGTGGCTGCCTGGGCTGTCGTACGTGGCCGAGGCGGCGGACGGCACGATCGCGGCGTACGCGCTGATCACGCGCTGCCATGTGGACGAGGTCCCCGCGCTGGCGCTGGCCCCCGTCGCGGTGCTGCCGGAGCAGCAGCGGCAGGGGGCGGGAGCGGCCGTCGTACGCGCGGCGCTGGAGGCGGCACGCGCGTGTGGGGAGCGGCTCGTCCTCGTCCTGGGGCATCCGGAGTACTACCCGCGCTTCGGCTTCGTACGTGCATCCGAGTACGGCATCCGGCCGGGTTTCGACGTTCCGGACGCGGCGATGATGGCGCTGGTGCTGGACGGTTCCACGTCGGTGGCATCCGGCACCATCAGGTATCCGGCCGCCTTCGGAGTCTGA
- a CDS encoding CDP-alcohol phosphatidyltransferase family protein, translating to MKDRRSGEHWAGRLYMREISLRIDRHLVNTRVTPNQLTYLMTVFGVLAAPALLVPGIPGAVLGVVMVQLYLLFDCVDGEIARWRKQYSMAGIYVDRVGAYLCDAAVLVGFGLRAADLWGTGRIDWLWAFLGTLAALGAILIKAETDLVGVARHQQGKAPVQESASEPRSSGMALARKAAAALKFHRLILGVEASLLILVFAVLDQARGDLFFSRLGVAVLAGIALLQTLLHLVSILASSRLK from the coding sequence GTGAAGGACCGGCGGAGCGGTGAGCACTGGGCCGGCCGGCTCTACATGCGCGAGATCTCGCTGCGCATAGACCGGCACCTGGTGAACACCCGGGTCACGCCCAACCAGCTGACCTACCTGATGACCGTCTTCGGCGTCCTCGCCGCCCCGGCCCTGCTGGTGCCGGGCATCCCGGGCGCCGTCCTCGGTGTGGTGATGGTCCAGCTGTACCTGCTGTTCGACTGCGTCGACGGCGAGATCGCCCGCTGGCGCAAGCAGTACTCGATGGCCGGCATCTACGTGGACCGGGTCGGCGCCTACCTGTGCGACGCCGCCGTGCTCGTCGGCTTCGGTCTGCGCGCCGCCGACCTGTGGGGCACCGGCCGGATCGACTGGCTGTGGGCCTTCCTCGGCACCCTCGCCGCCCTCGGCGCCATCCTCATCAAGGCCGAGACGGACCTCGTCGGAGTCGCCCGTCACCAGCAGGGGAAGGCCCCGGTCCAGGAGTCGGCCTCCGAGCCGCGCTCCTCCGGCATGGCGCTGGCCCGCAAGGCCGCCGCCGCGCTGAAGTTCCACCGGCTCATCCTCGGCGTCGAGGCCTCCCTGCTGATCCTGGTGTTCGCGGTCCTGGACCAGGCCCGGGGCGACCTCTTCTTCTCCCGGCTCGGCGTCGCCGTACTCGCCGGCATCGCGCTGCTCCAGACCCTGTTGCACCTGGTGTCCATCCTGGCCTCCAGCAGGCTGAAGTGA
- a CDS encoding cation diffusion facilitator family transporter, translated as MGAGHDHGHAQHAPTSGTAAAAYRGRLRIALSITLTVMVVEIVGGVLADSLALIADAAHMATDAVGLGMALLAIHFANRPPSGNRTFGYARAEILAALANCLLLLCVGGYVLYEAIQRFVTPVGTQGGLTVVFGAIGLVANMISLTLLMRGQKESLNVRGAFLEVAADALGSLAVIISATVILLTGWQAADPIASLVIGLMIVPRTVKLLRETLDVLLEAAPKNVDMAEVRAHILALPGVEDVHDLHAWTITSGMPVLSAHVVVGSDTLDSIGHEKMLHDLQGCVGDHFDVEHCTFQLEPGGHAEHEAKLCH; from the coding sequence ATGGGGGCTGGGCACGATCACGGGCACGCGCAGCACGCGCCGACCAGTGGTACGGCGGCAGCGGCGTACCGCGGACGGCTGCGGATCGCGCTGTCGATCACGCTCACCGTCATGGTGGTCGAGATCGTCGGCGGTGTTCTCGCCGATTCGCTCGCGCTCATCGCGGACGCGGCCCACATGGCGACGGACGCGGTGGGCCTGGGCATGGCGCTCCTCGCGATCCACTTCGCGAACCGCCCGCCGAGCGGCAACCGCACCTTCGGTTACGCCCGCGCCGAGATACTCGCGGCGCTCGCGAACTGTCTGCTGCTGCTCTGCGTCGGCGGCTATGTGCTGTACGAGGCGATCCAGCGCTTCGTCACGCCGGTCGGGACCCAGGGCGGGCTGACCGTCGTGTTCGGCGCGATCGGTCTGGTCGCGAACATGATCTCGCTGACCCTGCTGATGCGCGGCCAGAAGGAGAGCCTGAACGTACGGGGTGCCTTCCTGGAGGTGGCCGCGGACGCGCTCGGCTCGTTGGCCGTGATCATCTCCGCGACGGTCATCCTGCTCACCGGCTGGCAGGCCGCCGACCCGATCGCCTCACTGGTCATCGGTCTGATGATCGTCCCGCGCACGGTGAAGCTGCTGCGCGAGACCCTCGACGTCCTGCTGGAGGCGGCGCCGAAGAACGTCGACATGGCCGAGGTGCGAGCCCACATACTGGCGCTGCCGGGTGTGGAGGACGTCCACGACCTGCACGCCTGGACGATCACCTCCGGTATGCCGGTGCTCTCCGCCCATGTGGTGGTCGGCTCCGACACGCTGGACTCCATAGGCCACGAGAAGATGCTGCACGACCTCCAGGGTTGCGTCGGCGACCACTTCGACGTCGAGCACTGCACCTTCCAGCTGGAGCCGGGCGGCCACGCGGAGCACGAGGCGAAGCTGTGTCACTGA
- the idi gene encoding isopentenyl-diphosphate Delta-isomerase: protein MPITPATAVQSSQNGTMEAILLELVDENGTTIGTAEKLAAHQPPGQLHRAFSVFLFDERGRLLLQQRALGKYHSPGVWSNTCCGHPYPGESPFAAAARRTHEELGVSPALLGEAGTVRYNHPDPASGLVEQEFNHLFVGLLQAPLRPDPEEVGATAFVTPDELAERHAKDLFSSWFMTVLDAARPAVRELTGPAAGW, encoded by the coding sequence ATGCCGATCACACCTGCCACCGCGGTGCAGAGTTCGCAGAACGGGACCATGGAAGCGATCCTGCTGGAGCTGGTCGACGAGAACGGCACCACGATCGGCACCGCGGAGAAGCTGGCGGCTCATCAACCGCCCGGTCAACTGCACCGGGCGTTCTCCGTCTTCCTCTTCGACGAGCGCGGGCGGCTGTTGCTGCAGCAGCGCGCCCTCGGCAAGTACCACTCCCCCGGCGTCTGGTCGAACACCTGCTGCGGGCACCCCTACCCGGGCGAGTCCCCCTTCGCGGCGGCCGCGCGGCGGACCCACGAGGAGCTGGGGGTCTCCCCCGCGCTGCTCGGCGAGGCGGGCACGGTCCGCTACAACCACCCGGACCCGGCCTCCGGCCTGGTGGAGCAGGAGTTCAACCACCTGTTCGTGGGGCTGCTGCAGGCCCCGCTCCGGCCGGACCCCGAGGAGGTCGGGGCCACCGCGTTCGTCACCCCGGACGAGCTGGCGGAGCGGCATGCCAAGGACCTCTTCTCGTCCTGGTTCATGACGGTCCTGGACGCGGCCCGGCCGGCGGTCAGGGAGCTGACGGGCCCGGCCGCGGGCTGGTGA
- a CDS encoding DUF5941 domain-containing protein encodes MSTAILTGQPVPGSSLEGDLRSLGFDVRVASDNGDVETLLATVPADQRVALVDARFVGHVHALRLGLTDPRFDAAALPGAVTVRPAARRALTGALARENATVSGSTAVAVDSVADRVVAALDADGVSPYRPELGTLVAVVPADPQARNEARQAVDAVDDEAVRLRTAVKSRDGFFTTYCVSPYSRYLARWCARRGLTPNQVTTASLVTALIAAGCAATGTRGGFVAAGLLLIFSFVLDCTDGQLARYSLQYSTLGAWLDATFDRAKEYAYYAGLALGAARGGDDVWALALGAMVLQTCRHVVDFSFNEANAGDTAATANTSPTAALSDKLDSVGWTVWIRRMIVLPIGERWAMIAILTAATTPRITFYALLVGCAFAATYTTAGRVLRSLTREARRTDRAAQALADLADSGPLAQALASLLPGPPRKTALLSAALGAVAVVTAAWVWGPAWQVVLAAGLYVLLSAEAVERPLKGALDWLIPPLFRAAEYGTVLVLAVKADVNGALPAAFGLVAAVAYHHYDTVYRIRGDADAPPQWLVRAIGGHEGRTLLVTVLAALLAPTEFKVALTALAVAVALLVLVESIRFWVTAHKTGAPAVHDEGEPA; translated from the coding sequence CTGTCGACCGCCATCCTCACCGGTCAGCCGGTGCCCGGATCGTCGCTGGAGGGCGATCTGCGGTCGCTCGGCTTCGACGTGCGGGTCGCCTCCGACAACGGTGACGTCGAGACGCTCCTGGCGACGGTGCCCGCGGACCAGCGGGTCGCGCTCGTCGACGCACGGTTCGTGGGCCATGTCCACGCGCTGCGCCTGGGACTCACCGACCCCCGCTTCGACGCGGCCGCCCTGCCGGGCGCCGTGACCGTGCGGCCCGCCGCCCGCCGGGCGCTGACCGGGGCTCTGGCCCGCGAGAACGCCACCGTGAGCGGCAGCACCGCTGTCGCCGTCGACAGTGTCGCCGACCGGGTCGTCGCCGCTCTCGACGCGGACGGCGTCAGCCCGTACCGGCCCGAGCTCGGCACCCTGGTCGCCGTCGTCCCCGCCGACCCGCAGGCCCGCAACGAGGCCCGTCAGGCGGTCGACGCCGTCGACGACGAGGCCGTGAGGCTGCGCACGGCGGTGAAGTCCCGCGACGGCTTCTTCACCACCTACTGCGTCAGCCCGTACTCCCGCTACCTCGCCCGCTGGTGCGCCCGCCGGGGCCTGACCCCGAACCAGGTCACCACGGCCTCGCTGGTCACCGCCCTGATCGCGGCGGGCTGCGCGGCCACCGGCACCCGCGGCGGCTTCGTCGCGGCCGGCCTGCTGCTGATCTTCTCCTTCGTCCTCGACTGCACCGACGGCCAGCTGGCCCGCTACTCGCTGCAGTACTCCACGCTCGGCGCCTGGCTCGACGCCACCTTCGACCGTGCCAAGGAGTACGCCTACTACGCGGGCCTCGCCCTCGGCGCCGCGCGGGGTGGTGACGACGTATGGGCGCTCGCCCTCGGCGCGATGGTCCTGCAGACCTGCCGCCACGTCGTCGACTTCTCCTTCAACGAGGCAAACGCCGGGGATACCGCCGCCACCGCCAACACCAGCCCCACCGCCGCTCTTTCGGACAAGCTCGACAGCGTCGGCTGGACGGTCTGGATCCGCCGGATGATCGTCCTGCCCATCGGCGAGCGCTGGGCGATGATCGCGATCCTCACGGCGGCCACCACACCCCGTATCACCTTCTACGCGCTGCTCGTCGGCTGCGCCTTCGCCGCGACCTACACCACGGCGGGGCGTGTACTGCGCTCGCTGACGCGCGAGGCGCGGCGCACGGACCGGGCGGCGCAGGCGTTGGCGGACCTCGCGGACAGCGGGCCGCTCGCCCAGGCGCTGGCATCGCTCCTGCCGGGCCCGCCGCGCAAGACGGCGCTGCTCAGCGCGGCCCTCGGAGCCGTGGCCGTGGTGACCGCGGCCTGGGTCTGGGGCCCGGCCTGGCAGGTCGTCCTCGCGGCCGGCCTGTACGTCCTGCTGTCGGCGGAAGCCGTCGAGCGCCCCCTCAAGGGCGCCCTGGACTGGCTGATCCCGCCGCTCTTCAGGGCCGCCGAATACGGCACCGTTCTGGTACTGGCGGTCAAGGCCGATGTGAACGGCGCCCTTCCCGCGGCTTTCGGGCTGGTGGCCGCGGTCGCCTACCATCACTACGACACGGTGTACCGCATCCGCGGCGACGCCGACGCGCCACCGCAGTGGCTGGTGCGGGCGATCGGCGGTCACGAAGGCAGGACCCTGCTGGTCACCGTCCTGGCCGCGCTGCTCGCGCCCACAGAGTTCAAGGTCGCGCTCACGGCTCTCGCCGTGGCCGTGGCGCTGCTGGTGCTCGTCGAGAGCATCCGCTTCTGGGTGACCGCCCATAAAACAGGCGCACCCGCCGTACACGATGAAGGAGAACCCGCATGA